Below is a genomic region from Pirellulales bacterium.
ACCGCGGGTGGTCAACGAAGAGGCGATTCGCGAGATCTTCCGCGAGACCGAACGGGGCGAGTTCGCGCGAGATTGGATGCAGGAATGGGCCCTCGGCATGCCGACGCTCTATCGCCAACGCCGTACGGCCGCCGAAGGCATGATGGAAAAAACGGGGCACGACTGGCGGCGTGACTTCGGCAAATAGTCGGTCAAGAAATGTCTATGCCCATTTGCCAGGAAAGAATCGCACGGGATATTCAGGCTATCGCGCGGGCCACAGAAACGCCTGGCGATGGGGCGTCCCGCCCCACGTTTTCGTCCGCATGGGCGCAGGCCGTCGAATATGTCATTTCTGAGGCGCAGGCCTGTGGCTGTCATGCTCACAGGGACGCCGCAGGAAATATTCATGTTCGCCCGGTGGGCCATGATGCAGGCACGCCGTTATGGCTCTGTGGCTCGCACCTCGACAGCGTGCCTCACGGCGGAAACTTCGATGGTGTTGTCGGAGTTGTGGTGCCGCTGGAATTATTGCGGGCCGCGTACGACGATGGACGAAAGTCCCTTCCACTGGAACTCATTATTTTTGCCGAAGAGGAAGGAACAACATTTGGACTGGGAATGCTAGGCAGTCGCACCTGGTGCGGGTTGCTCGATGCAGAAAGGCTCGCAGAATTGCGCAATGCACAGGGGCAAAACTATCTCGAGGCCGGCAGCCTATTGGGCGTGGCGGCCGAAAGATTTGCTGCCGATCGCCTGCGGGCGGATGCCTATCGAGGCATGGTGGAAGTGCACATCGAACAAGGTCCAGGTATGTGGAACCGAGACCAGCCCGTTGCGATTGTCACACGCATCAACGGCCGGCGTCAATATCGAGCCGTAATATCGGGCATTGCCAACCATGCTGGAACGACCAGCATGGCAGACCGTTGCGATGCCTTAGCGGGAGCGGCCTCGATGATCACTGCAATCGAAGTGCTACCGGTCGCGCTCGGTCAACACGCTGTGGCAACCGTTGGTCACATCGAATGCCGGCCGAACGCCTTGAATGTCATTGCCGATTCAGTGCACTTTACAATAGATCTGAGGGCCCCCACCGACGAGGCGCTCGAACAAGGAAACGCCGCTTTACGTTGCCAACTGGCCGAAATCGCAAAACGACGCCAATTAAAGTTGGCAATTGACATGACCGAAATGGCGCCGGCAACGGAGTTGGCTTCCGAGGTGATTGTAAAACTTCGGACCGCGGCTGAGCGCGTCGCGCGCTCAGTGGTTGAAACCGTTAGTGGCGCGTTGCACGATGCGGCCATCATCGGTCGCTTTCTGCCAACGGCGATGCTTTTCATCGCCAGTCGCGACGGAATCAGCCACAACCCGGCCGAGTTTAGTCGTATGGACGACATTGCTCTGGCCGCGCGGATTCTTTACTCTATGGTGGGCGGTGACGACGAGGCTGCATAGCCCATGGCAATCACGGTCAGCGAGTTAAATGCGTGCCCAACGGCGCATTTCGTTTCCGTTTGTGGTCCGTTCTACGAGCGGTCGCCTTGGATCGCCGAGCGCACGGCTGTTGGCCGCCCCTACAAAAGTCGCGAAGAGTTGTTGCACGGGTTCAGTGCGACCGTCGAATGTGCCTCCGCCGACGAACAGTTAGCGCTCATCCGCAGCCACCCCGATCTCGTGGGCAGTGCGACGCAGAAAAGTGAACTGACCGTCGAATCCGCGCGCGAACAAGCAGCAGCAGGATTGGGAGCCTTGAACGCGGATGAGGTACGACGGTTTCGCGAGCTCAACGCTGCTTATTGGGACAAATTTGGTTTCCCCTTTATCATTTGCGCGCGCGAAAACAAGAAAGAGGCAATTCTGGCCGCTTTCCCGGCGCGATTAGCAAGCACGCGTGAGCAGGAAAGGCATACCGCCTTGGAAGAAATCGCTAAAATCGCACGACTTCGACTGTTCGACACTGTAGGCGAGGGGTGACTAGATGCATGTCCGATTGGCAGCGCAAAAGTACGGAAAATGCAGCGTTTTGCTTTGCAAGGTCACGCGACACGCCAGTCGTCATGACATCACAGAGCTGACGATCGACATTGAGTTAGAAGGCGATTTTTCCGAATCGTACTTGCAGGGAGACAATCGTCGCGTTATCGCCACCGATACGATGAAAAATACGGTTTACGCGCTGGCCGCAGAGCAGCCGCTTGATGATGCCGAGAGCTTTACCCAGTCCCTGGCGGCCCATTTTCTTGATCGCAATGCTCATGTGACGGCGGTGGCGGTGCGAGCTAGGGCCTCTACTTGGCGTCGCATTGACTCCGCGGGTGCGCATCCGCACGCGTTCATCGACGGCGGCCCCGCCAGTCGAACTGCGTGCACTCGCGCAACGCGTGTGGAGACGATCGTACAAGGCGGCATTGTGGGCCTACAGCTTTTAAAGACCTCTGACTCGGCATTTCGCGATTTCTTGCGGGATGAGTTCACCACGCTTCCAGATGTTGACGATCGCATCTTTGCCACCGTGATTAACGCACATTGGACCTTTTCTTCTCGCGCCGTGGACTGGGACGTGGCGTATACCAGTATCGTGGACTCGATGATTGCTGTTTTCGCGGATCACAAGAGTCTGGCTGTTCAACAAACGCTGTTTGCCATGGGAGACGCAGCCCTCAAGTCGTGCAGCGCCATTAAGTCCGTTCATCTGGAGATGCAAAACCAACACCGGATACCTTTTAACCTCGCGTCAATCGGTAAGCAGAATCGGAACGAGATTTTCATCACTACCCGCGAGCCTTATGGGCTGATCACCGCCACACTCGAACGCGACAAATAATCTATGGGTAAGCTGTCGACTCACATTCTCGACACGTCGCTTGGCCAACCGGCGCGCGGCGTGCGCGTCGACCTATATTACCTTGTGGATGATCGTGCCGAGCTTCTAAAAACGATTACGTCCAACAATGACGGTCGATCCGACGAACCACTGCTATCCGGCGGTGAATTTACTGTGGGCAAGTATCGGCTGCTGTTCCACGTGGGTGCGTATTTTTCTGGCAAGTGCGCGAAGAGCGCGCCCGACTTCCTCGACGTCGTGCCAGTAGAGTTTGTCGTCGGTGACGCAGCTGCCACATACCACGTGCCGCTCTTGGTTTCGCCTTGGAGCTACACGACGTACCGCGGAAGTTGATGCCCCATGGCACTGGATTACGTAATCCGCGCTGGCCAATTAGTCCTACCGCACGGCATTGTTGCGGCCGACATCGGTATCGCCGACGGAGCGATCGTGGCCATCGAGCCAGATATCGGCGGGGCGGCCCGAGAGATTATCGACGCCACCGGACTACATGTATTTCCGGGTGTCGTGGATGCGCACGTGCACTTCAATGAGCCGGGGCGAGACTCTTGGGAAGGGGCGGCCACCGGATCGGCAGCACTGGCGTCTGGCGGCGGCGTGTGCTTCTGCGATATGCCGCTCAACGCCTCGCCGCCGACACTCGACGGTGCATCCTTCGATTTAAAACGCGCTTCGCTCGAAAAGGCTTCCTTCGTCGACTTTGCGTTGTGGGGCGGTCTTTGTCGAGAGAATCTATGTCACTTAGATGCGTTGGCCGACCGGGGCGTGATCGGTTTCAAAGCGTTTATGTGCAACAGCGGTATCGAGGACTTTCCCAGCATCGATGACGAATCCTTGGGCCGCGGCATGGAGTCCGCCGCTCGCCTGCGATTGCCTGTGGCGGTGCACGCCGAAGACGAAGTGCTGACCAGCAATCTTACCCTGGCGGCGATTAACGAGAACCGAACGTCGATTCGAGATTTCTTGGCATCACGACCCATTCGCGCCGAAGTATTGGCCATCGAACGGGCAATTTCGCTTGCCGCGGAGACCGGCTGCTCATTGCACATTGTGCACGTCAGTTCAGGTGATGGAGCGCGGGCCGTTTTCGAGGGCCGCGCCCGTGGCGTGGATGTGACGTGTGAAACCTGTCCGCATTATCTTACGCTCACCGCAGCCGACGTCGAGCGGATCGGAGCAGCCGCTAAATGTTGTCCACCAGTGCGCGATGCCAATGAACAGGACAGTCTTTGGGCGGCTTTGAAAAACGGTGGAATCAACTTCGTTGCTTCTGACCATTCGCCGGCTCCCTGGTCTTTGAAAGAGTCGACGAATTTCTTCCGCGTGTGGGGAGGAATCGCCGGTTGCCAGACCACACTCGGCCTGCTGATCGAGGAGGGGCATGGCCGGCGAGGCATCGCGCTGTCACGACTGGCCGACTTTACGTCCCGTGCGCCCGCGGCGCGCTTCGGACTCGCGCAGAAAGGCCGTTTCGAGATCGGCGCGGATGCGGATTTGGCGCTGGTAGACCTGGCCACGCGTTGGCCGCTCTGCACTGAAGAATTGCGCTATCGGCATCAAATCAGCCCGTACACTGGCCTATGTCAGACTGGCAAGGTGAAGATGACGTTGGTGCGCGGGCGAACTGTTTTTGCGAACGGGCAAGTTACTACTACTGCGGCAGGGAGATTTGTCAGGCCGATTCGCCAAGCAGCCGTTAAGGAGACTGCGACGTGACCATCTCGCATGTCGTCCGCGGGCGAGTGCTGAATCCACGAGAAGATGGGTCGGTCGAATACCTTCCCGACGCTGCATTAGTCGGGGATAACCGAGGCCACATCATAGCGATTGGCTCGTGGCAAGACATATCGGCTCGATTTGGTGCAGGCACGGCTGAGTTTCGTTTGGCAGAGGGCTTGGTCATGCCGCCGTTGCTCGATGCACACATCCATATTCCCCAACACCCGATACGCGGCCGATTTTTGGAGGGAATCGAAGGCAATCCGGATGGCGGCCCCCTATTGGCAGGGCTAAACAGAAACGTCTTTCCTGCCGAGTCACGATGCGCCGATGTGGCCATTGCGCGGCGTGCCATCGAAGATTTTCGGAAGGATACACTATCTCATGGCGTTGTGGGGGGCGCCGCTTACATGACCGTTCATGCCACGGCAACCCGGTCCGCGTTGGAAATGCTTGGTGAGGAATGGGGGGTTGGCCTCGTCCTCATGCAGCGGTTTTGCCCACCGTCGCTGCGCACGAACGAGGAGTCCCTTGATGAGGATATCGCCGGACTGGCAGGCGACTTCGCTACGCGTGTGATCGTTACCGATCGGTTTGCCGGCGCTGTCGACACTCCGTTGCGGTGCCGCGGTGTGGCGCTGTCCACGCGTCACGGTTTGCGCATGCAGACGCATCTCAATGAACAGATTGCCGAAAAAGCGTGGACCGAGGGACTTTATCCTGATGCTCGCGGCTATACCGACATTTACAGGCGCGACGGATTGCTCGATCGAGCGCCGATTCTGGCCCATTGCATCCGCATGCGGCCCGATGAATTCGAGATGCTCACCGCGGCCACCGTGGCAGGCGCCGCCGTTGCTCATTGCCCGGTATCTAATACGTTGTTGGGTTCCGGAGTGATGCCCCTCAGCGAAATGATCGCTCGCGGCATTCCCTACGCGCTCTGTACAGACGTGGGGGCTTCGCCAACGACGTCCCTGTTTTGCGAGATGCTTCAGTTCCTGCGCGTCCATCGGGGTAGATCGCCCGCCGCCAGTCCTCAAGAAGCGCTGTTCCGCACCACCTTGGCTCCGGCACGGATTCTCGGCTTGTCCGACCAAATGGGCTCATTCGCCCCCGGTAAGGAGTTTTCGTTCATCGAGGTGGCGACCGGGACGGTATCCGCATCCGTCGACGCGAATGATGTGATTTTGACGGATGTTTTAGGCTCGAGCTATGCGGATTTACGCCGCTATGAGCCGGGCGAAGTGCTAGGAACGCTGATTGATGAGCTTGCGGTGAATGGGTTAGGCGTCGGGCCGTCCTTGGCCGCACTGACCGTGGACGTCGAGCAAACGGCCCAACGGTTGGACACGCGAGTTGTTCGAGTGACCCGCAAGGGAACCGTCGTCTGGGTGCGTGAGATGCCCCGGTTGTCTTAGCATTCGGGTGTATAGGCGTTTCCGCCAACTTTTTGGAAACTTCGTGCGACTACCTTGCACGTGGTGAGCACGATATATAGTGGGTAGGCGGCGATTCTATAGTTGGTGCCATTTACTGCGTGGTTACTCAGGCCGCCATATGCGAGACTTCGTGCTCTTGTATGTAAACGGACGCCGCCATGAAGTGCGGGGTGCCCAAGTATTTAGGCCGCTCTCGGATTTTTTTCGGGATGAACTACGCCTGACCGGTTCTAAAGTCGTCTGTGCCGAGGGAGACTGCGGCGCGTGCACGGTGCTGATCGGAAGACCAAGCGCTGGTCGGATTGAGTACCGACCGGTTACTTCCTGCATTCAATACATCGCCCAGCTCGACGCCGCGCATGTCGTGACGGTCGAAGGTCTACAGCACGGCAAGCAGATAAATCCGGTCCAGCAATCGCTGGTGACTCACCACGGCGCGCAATGCGGTTATTGTACACCCGGCATTGTCGTGGCACTGTGCGCCTTGTTCGACCAAATCCCCTGTCCT
It encodes:
- the pucL gene encoding urate oxidase, producing the protein MHVRLAAQKYGKCSVLLCKVTRHASRHDITELTIDIELEGDFSESYLQGDNRRVIATDTMKNTVYALAAEQPLDDAESFTQSLAAHFLDRNAHVTAVAVRARASTWRRIDSAGAHPHAFIDGGPASRTACTRATRVETIVQGGIVGLQLLKTSDSAFRDFLRDEFTTLPDVDDRIFATVINAHWTFSSRAVDWDVAYTSIVDSMIAVFADHKSLAVQQTLFAMGDAALKSCSAIKSVHLEMQNQHRIPFNLASIGKQNRNEIFITTREPYGLITATLERDK
- the uraH gene encoding hydroxyisourate hydrolase translates to MGKLSTHILDTSLGQPARGVRVDLYYLVDDRAELLKTITSNNDGRSDEPLLSGGEFTVGKYRLLFHVGAYFSGKCAKSAPDFLDVVPVEFVVGDAAATYHVPLLVSPWSYTTYRGS
- a CDS encoding Zn-dependent hydrolase; the encoded protein is MPICQERIARDIQAIARATETPGDGASRPTFSSAWAQAVEYVISEAQACGCHAHRDAAGNIHVRPVGHDAGTPLWLCGSHLDSVPHGGNFDGVVGVVVPLELLRAAYDDGRKSLPLELIIFAEEEGTTFGLGMLGSRTWCGLLDAERLAELRNAQGQNYLEAGSLLGVAAERFAADRLRADAYRGMVEVHIEQGPGMWNRDQPVAIVTRINGRRQYRAVISGIANHAGTTSMADRCDALAGAASMITAIEVLPVALGQHAVATVGHIECRPNALNVIADSVHFTIDLRAPTDEALEQGNAALRCQLAEIAKRRQLKLAIDMTEMAPATELASEVIVKLRTAAERVARSVVETVSGALHDAAIIGRFLPTAMLFIASRDGISHNPAEFSRMDDIALAARILYSMVGGDDEAA
- the uraD gene encoding 2-oxo-4-hydroxy-4-carboxy-5-ureidoimidazoline decarboxylase, with the translated sequence MAITVSELNACPTAHFVSVCGPFYERSPWIAERTAVGRPYKSREELLHGFSATVECASADEQLALIRSHPDLVGSATQKSELTVESAREQAAAGLGALNADEVRRFRELNAAYWDKFGFPFIICARENKKEAILAAFPARLASTREQERHTALEEIAKIARLRLFDTVGEG
- a CDS encoding amidohydrolase family protein is translated as MTISHVVRGRVLNPREDGSVEYLPDAALVGDNRGHIIAIGSWQDISARFGAGTAEFRLAEGLVMPPLLDAHIHIPQHPIRGRFLEGIEGNPDGGPLLAGLNRNVFPAESRCADVAIARRAIEDFRKDTLSHGVVGGAAYMTVHATATRSALEMLGEEWGVGLVLMQRFCPPSLRTNEESLDEDIAGLAGDFATRVIVTDRFAGAVDTPLRCRGVALSTRHGLRMQTHLNEQIAEKAWTEGLYPDARGYTDIYRRDGLLDRAPILAHCIRMRPDEFEMLTAATVAGAAVAHCPVSNTLLGSGVMPLSEMIARGIPYALCTDVGASPTTSLFCEMLQFLRVHRGRSPAASPQEALFRTTLAPARILGLSDQMGSFAPGKEFSFIEVATGTVSASVDANDVILTDVLGSSYADLRRYEPGEVLGTLIDELAVNGLGVGPSLAALTVDVEQTAQRLDTRVVRVTRKGTVVWVREMPRLS
- the allB gene encoding allantoinase AllB, with the translated sequence MALDYVIRAGQLVLPHGIVAADIGIADGAIVAIEPDIGGAAREIIDATGLHVFPGVVDAHVHFNEPGRDSWEGAATGSAALASGGGVCFCDMPLNASPPTLDGASFDLKRASLEKASFVDFALWGGLCRENLCHLDALADRGVIGFKAFMCNSGIEDFPSIDDESLGRGMESAARLRLPVAVHAEDEVLTSNLTLAAINENRTSIRDFLASRPIRAEVLAIERAISLAAETGCSLHIVHVSSGDGARAVFEGRARGVDVTCETCPHYLTLTAADVERIGAAAKCCPPVRDANEQDSLWAALKNGGINFVASDHSPAPWSLKESTNFFRVWGGIAGCQTTLGLLIEEGHGRRGIALSRLADFTSRAPAARFGLAQKGRFEIGADADLALVDLATRWPLCTEELRYRHQISPYTGLCQTGKVKMTLVRGRTVFANGQVTTTAAGRFVRPIRQAAVKETAT